AAACAGAGAAACTATGACGAATGAGATTGATCAATTAATATGGAATGTACTTGACGGGAAAGCGTCAGAGGGGAAGATCCGTGAGTTGAAAAGCTGGATGGAAGAGAGTGAGAAGCATCGGGAATATTTTCGCCAATGGAAGAAAATATGGAACATGACAAGTGGTCCGACATTATCTACTACTCGTAAGCAACAGGAGAAAGAACGTTTCTTGAAATCTATTCATCAGTCATATGTTGGTAAAGTTCGAAAACGGAGAATAATACATTATTGGCCTGTGGCAGCATCTGTTGTTTTGTTGGTGGGGGTGTTTGTGGGATTTGCACTCAACGAGTGGAGCCAGATGAAAGCTGATCAAGGGATTGCTCAAACGGAAAGAATTGTTCCGGGGGTGAAGGCCGAATTAATCTTGTCCACGGGCGAAAGGGTGTGTTTAGCGCAAAGGAGTGAGTTTATAGAGGGAATGAAAGAATCCGGAATTCGAAATGATTCCTTGGCAGGATTGAATTACGTGGGAGCAAAGATTCAGGGGGAAGAAATTGGTGAAGAGATCGTGTATAACACGATGCAAATTCCGGTGGGAGGATTTTATCAATTGAAATTGGCTGATGGAACAAAGGTTTGGCTGAATTCACTCACGCGACTTCGTTTCCCAGTAACTTTTGCCGGAGAAGAACGGAAGGTGTATTTGACCGGAGAGGCTTATTTTGAGGTAGCACGGGATTCGGTACATCCTTTTATTGTTGCCACGGATGAAGGTATGGAAGTTAAAGTATATGGGACGGAATTTAATGTAGATACCTATCGGAAAGGAACGGTAAAAACTACGCTGGTAAATGGTAAAGTCGGGATTCGGGTAAGTGCCACGGGAGAAGAAATGAGGCTTTCGCCTAACCAGATGGCATTATTCACGAAGGCCACTCAATCCATACAGGTCGAGAATGTGGACTCTTATGGAGTAGTTGCTTGGAAGGATGGTAAGTTTGTTTTTGAAGATGAGCCGATTGAGGAGATCATGGAACGCTTGAGTCGCTGGTATGATGTGAAGGTGTTCTATGCTAATGAACGTATTAAAAAACATACATTTACAGGAATTATTACTCGTTTTGCAGATATTTCAGATGTACTTCATCTGATGGAAGAGACTGCCGCCGTGGAGTTCCGCATTCAAGGAGATACTGTTACCGTGAAATAAAAACCGAAAGTTGTGGGGCAACTCTCGGTATATGATAGGATGTAAGTTTACATCCAGTGTTAAATAGTAAATGACAAATTTATGGAAAAAAAACGAAGATGGGTTTACTTAAGGGGTATTTTATACCTAAAAAATGTGAAGTGTAAAACCTTACAGGTATTTTTATTGCAGATTATGTTGTTGATTTCGTGGGATGTAATGGCACAGGATCAGAGGGTTACCATTCATTTGGAGCAAGTAAAGATTCAAGAGGTTTTTAAGGAAATTAATAAGCAGACGGGATTGGATTTCGTGTATAGTGCTATGCAGTTGAATGAGATCGGAATGGTTTCTTTGGACGTGAAGGATGTGACGGTTGAGGTTGCGTTGAAGAAGTTATTTGAAGGAAAACCTTTCACGTGTAAGTTTGAAATGAAGTCTATCATTATTCGGAAGGTTGAAACTGTGACAGCAGGAAAAACAAGTCGGACGATTCGAGGAGTTATTACGGATAAATCGAATGAACCACTTCCTGGGGTGACCGTATTGTTGAAAGGGACAAGTGTTGGTACGGCCTCCAACACGAAGGGGGAGTTTGTATTGGAAGTGACCGGAAGTGTGGATTCTTTAGTCGTGACTTTTGTGGGAATGAAGACTCAATACGTGAAATTGCTACCGGACAAGGATTCGTATAGAATCCGCATGGAGTATGATGTAGAGGAGATGCAAGAAGTGGTGGTTACCGGTTATCAGACGATTAATCGCAAAAGATCGACAGGCGCTATTACATCTGTTAATGCAGATAAGATCATGCGTCCGGGAGTATTATCCATAGATCAAATGCTGGAAGGGCAAATTCCAGATATGATGTTTATGAGTAATTCAGGGGAAGTGGGTGTTGTGCCTAAAATTAGAATCCGGGGAACGTCAACATTGATTGGTAACCGGGAACCTTTGTGGGTGGTGGATGGAATCGTGTTGCAAGATCCAGTGAATATTAGTCCGGAGGAGTTAAATAATCCTGATTACGTGAATCGGATCGGTAATGCTATTGCCGGGTTAAATCCTCAGGATATTGAACGTCTGGATATATTGAAAGATGCGGCAGCCACGGCTCTGTATGGAGCAAAAGCTGCTAACGGGGTTATTGTGATTACCACGAAAAAAGGACATATCGGTAAACCGATCATCAGTTATAATATGAACGTGTCTTACAAACGTCGCCCTCGTTACACGGATCGCCAGATTGATTTGATGAACTCGAAAGAACGGATGGAGTTTTCTAAAGATTTAGTAGATTCCGGATACACTTTCCCAGGTGGAATGAATATGGTCGGTTATGAAGGGCTTATAAATCAACTTTATCGAGGAGCTTTAACTTATGATGAGTTTACGAAACAAGTACAATATTTGGAATGTTTGAATACGGATTGGTTTGATTTGTTGACAGAGGATGCGTTTTCGCATCAGCATACGGTAAGTATCTCAGGGGGAACGGAGACCGTACGTTATTACTCGTCAGTAGGATATGCGAAAGACAATGACGTGATTAAAGGAAATAATAACGAACGTTATACTGTTGCTTTGAATCTAAATGCGGATTTGTCTCCTCGTATTTCAACTTCGTTGGGGATTAATGGTAACGTGACTTCCAGAGAATATTCACAAGATGAAATTGCTCCTTTGGATTATGCTTATAATACCAGTCGCACTATTCCGGCTTTTGATGAGAACGGAGATTATTACTATTATCAGAATTCGGGTGGAACGGCAAATTCTTTTCGTTATAATATTTTGAATGAACTTGAAAATAGTTCGTATGATCAGGAAGGGTCTTCAATATCTTTTAATATGACTTTAAACGTGAAATTCACGAATTATCTGAATGCGAGTGTCGTGGGTTCTTATTCAACTTCAAATACCGATATTGAGGGATGGTGGGGAGAGAAAAGTCATCATGTGGCCTTGTTACGCCAATCCGAGTATGGAGATGCCCCGGCAAAAGGAGACGACTCGGAGTCCGCATTACCTTTCGGTGGGGAGCTGACCACGAATAGTACTCGGAATAGAAATTATATGCTACGGGTTCAGTTGAATCTGGACAAGTATTTTGGGCAGGATAAGCATAATGTTAATGCTAGTGTGGGGTATGAAGTGAGTTCTACAAAGTATAAGGGAAATAGTAGTACGATGAGGGGATATTATAAAGATAGAGGAAAACAATTCTCTATAACGACTTTAAATGATTACCCGGCTTTTAAGGCTTGGCTAGAGGCTAATGCCTATCCGACGATCTCGGATAATCTGACAAATTTACTTTCTGCTTATGCTACGGTTTCTTATAGTTATCAAAGTTTTTTTACTTTGAATGGTAACGTACGTTTTGATGGCTCAAATAAATTTGGAGACCAGAGTAATGATAAGTTATTACCCATTTGGTCCATATCCGGAAATTACACGATTTCCGAGCATGAGTGGTTGCAAAGAAACTGGATTGACTATATTATGTTAAAAGCATCTTTTGGATATCAGGGAAATATGTTGGAGGGCCAATCGCCAACTATGATTATCAAACAATTACCGACAGATCCACTTTATAATGAATTGGTTTCGGAACTTTCCGTGTACCCGAATCCGAATTTGAAATGGGAAAAAACGAGTTCTTTTAATGGAGGATTGACTTTCTCTTTGTTTAAGAGAAGATTACAGATGGAGACTTCCGTGTACTATAAACGTACAAAGGATGCTTTCTTGACAAAGCAAATATCAACAGTAAATGGTTTGGAGGAATATGTGGTGAATTCAGGAGATGTCAAGAATTCGGGATATAGTATTGCGGCAACGATTATTCCCGTGGAAACACGTGATTTCAACTGGATTTTGGCAACTTCATTTTCGAATGTTTTTAACAAGATGGAAACATTACCCGGGGCAGAGCAGTTTGAATTAAACAATTTTTTGAATGGAACAGCTCTGGTAAAGGGAAAACCAGTAGGAACGTTTTATTCTTATAAATTCGTGGGATTGAATCCAACGAATGGTTACCCGATATTTGACGATATGCAAGAACGTCAGGAAGAGTTGGAAGGATTGACAAAATATGATGTGTATACTCGTGTCCTGAAAGCGACGGGGAACCGGGAGCCGACGATGTCCGGAAGTATTAATAATACGTTAAGATATAAAAATTGGCGATTGAATATGAACTTGGCTTATAGCTTGGGTTCAAAAGTACGATTGTTTAAATTATTTGACTCTAATACGTTCCTTCCGGAAAATAATGTGAGAAGAGAGTTTGTTAAGAGATGGCGGAAAACAGGGGATGAAAAAAATACGGTTATTCCTGCTCCCAATTGTTATTTGACGCATTACTCTTCTTCGGGGGAAAAGCTCCCGACGATAGCCAATAATTCGCTGGATATGTATAATTATAGCGATATCCGGGTAGTAAGTGGTAATTACTTAAAGTGTTCGACAATGAGTCTAACGTATGAGTTCCCGATGGAAAAATTAGAAAGAATTAAATTGTCCCGGTTAGCTTTAAATCTTTCGGCGACTAATCTCTTTACAATTTGTTCCAATAAGTTAAAAGGACAGGCCCCGCAACAGAGTGGTTTCGCCGAGATTCAGTTGACGGATAGACCGACTTATACGGTAGGTGTAAGTGTTTCATTTTAAAGTTTGAATTATGAAAAGAATATATATCATTATTAGTATGTTGAGTTTCATGTTCGCCTCTTGTTCCGGTTTTTTGGAAGAGTATTCTCAAGATACTGCTTACGTGAGGGGATATGAAGATTTGGATGAATTATTATTGGGGAGCGTGTATATGCCTACTAATGCCCCGGAACATATGGGGTATACTTACGGAACGGATGGTTGGTATTATCCTTATATTCATTTGATGACGGATGAGGTACAAGAAAATATCAGAAGTTCTAGTAGCGGAGCTTTATGGGATGCGAGAGAACGTTATTTCGGTTATTATACATGGCAGCAACAAGTGGGGATTGATGCGTTAGGAACTTCTATTCGGAAAGAATCCTCGGATTGGAATAGAATCTATAAACATATCAACATTGCCAATATGATACTTGCCTCTATTGATGAACAAAGTACACCCAAGGAGGAAGATGAGCTGGAAGTGATGAGGATCAAGGGGGAGGCTTACTTTTTACGTGGTGCTTATTATTTTATCTTGGTAAACTTATATGGTAAACCTTACACGAAGACCGGAGCGAAAAATGATTTGGGTGTGCCAATTAAGAATACGGAATATATAGAAGATAAAGTGTATGGCCGAAATACCGTGGAAGAGGTATATGCACAAGTGTTGGCAGATTTAGGAGAAGCTGAAAAATGTTTGGAAAAAACGGTCCATAAATCAATTTACCGGGCTGATATAACAGCAACTTACTTATTGTTGAGCCGGGTTCATTTGTATATGCAAAATTGGGAAATGGCTGAATCTTATGCGAAAAAAGTCTTATCTAAACAAGATGATTTACGCGATTTGAATATGATGGAAGGGATCCCATTCTTTTTGGACACTACTTTACCGGAAGTAATATTTACGATGGGAATGGGGGGAATAAGGTATACGATTTCCGGTTTACCAAAAGATTTGGGGATTTCAGATGAACTTTATGCTTTGTATAAAGATAATGATTTACGAAAGAGTTATTTTGTAAAATATAATGAGTCCGGAGGATACGTGGAATATGTGAAGGGGGGTGCTATTGCTGATTTTTCCCGTACATCATTATCTGCTAATTTCTTGTTCCGTACAGCAGAAGCTTATCTGAATCTAGCAGAAGCTACGGCCTATCAAGGGAAAGAAGATGATGCTCGTAAGGCATTAAATGATTTGAGAGTGAAACGTTTGTCCGTGGAGCAATATGCTAATTCAGAAGAGAGTGGAGCAGATTTAATCAAGTTGATACGAGAAGAACGAGAACGTGAATTGTGTCTGGAAGGACATCGGTGGTTTGACCTGAGAAGATATATGGTATGTGAAAAGCAACCCTACACGAAAACGATACGAAAAAGTTACACGACATTCGAATACGTGTCTTGGACAAATGTTCCTGTTCAAACAGTGGTATATCAATTGGAAGAAAATGATGCTGCTTACACGTTACCAATTCCTAAAGAAGTATTGGAATATAATACGGGAATGAAGAATAATGAACGAGGTGTCCGTCCGGTTGTAGAAACTATTAATTATTAAATGCTATGAAACGATTATTATGTCATCTAATAGGGTTGATTTTGATCATTACAGTGTGTTTCAGTTGTACAGAAGATAGTTTGACTCCAAATGAATCGGATACCGATTATTTTCTGGAACCTTACGGGGTCTCGGAAGCTGATGCGGCTCTGCAAAAGGAATTTTATGCCCAGGAAAAGGTTTATCTTCTTTTTAATGACACGTTGAAGAGAGAATATTTGGGAAATGATCCGGAAGGTAACGCGGTATATTCTTTTCATTTGGTAGATATAAATTATGGTTTGAATACGTCTACTAGTAATATGAATATATTTGAATATCAATATATAAAATCAGATGTGGAGAAAAAAGAAGCTGTTGAGTTTATTAAAGAACTGGTTTTGCCGTCATTAGGGGGTGGTTTACGTCCTTATTCTGTGTTATTGGTAGATAGGATTGATCAATATGTTTATAATTATGAAGATTACGTGTTACAGAATCCGGATGTGTATGCCGGTTGGCGGTGTACGGCTATTGCGGTCGAAGGAGTCAGTGAAATGACGGATGAAGAACAGAGGGCTTATAAATCTTCTTTGTTGAAAAGTATGGTTGCCAATAAAGTGGCAACATTGGACCAAAGTATGTTTGATGAATTTTATTCTTTCTGTGCGCAATATTATAGCACTTATATTATGGGAGAGGAGCCGGTAAAAGAGTTTATGGCACAATATCCGACGGAAAAAGATTTGGGCCTTTTAAGTACTTATGGCTATGGATTTAACGGTTATACTTATATCGTAAATTTCAAAGCTAAAAATTATGATTTGGAGGATTACACGAATGCGCTGTTTGACAGACCGGAAGAAGATTTTATGAATGAAAATGCAAACTATCCTATTGTGATCAAAAAATATCAGATATTGAAAAAGATTATTGAGGATTTAGGTGTGATTTTTAATTAATAAACAGATGAAACCTATGAAACAATATGTGTTATTATTACTTGTAATATTCTTTGGATGTGTTGCATGTGATGATTCGGATAATAAAATTAGTATGCAACCAGAGGCAACCGGAAGTTATACAGATGTGCGAGATGGAAACGAATATCATTGGGTTCGTTATGCCGGTTTGGAGTGGATGACAGAGAACCTGAAGTTTATTCCGGACAAAGGTGTTTTTGCTCCTGATTTGACCCCACTACCGGAAGGGTATTATAATGATAAAAGAAATGCCGAGTATTATAAAAATTTTGGAGGATTGTATGATTACGAGGCGGCTCTAGCCGCAATTCCGGAAGGATGGAGATTACCCACGGATGATGATTGGCTAAAGTTGGAAAAGGCTTTAGGAATGAGTATTAGTGATTTGGAACAATCGGGAAAACGGGGAAGTGTTCAAGGGGAATTGTTGCAACAGGGAATAGAAGGAACCGGAATTAATCTGCAATTATCCGGCTATCTGATACCGGATAATCGGGTTATGGAGGTGTACTCTTTCGTGAGTGTGTATGGTTTCTACTGGACTGCAACGATTGACGAGTCCAAGGTGGGAGGTAATACGATTTATTATCGACAGATTATTTATAATTCTTCCAAAGTTGTACGGAATAGTATGACAAAAAATAACTTGTTAAGTATTCGATGTGTACGTGATGCAACGTCGATAGAGTAGTGTGCTTGGAGAACTGGGAATCCCCAGTTCTCTCGTTTACTTAATTGTGTCTTTAGTTTTTGAGGTTGTTGATCATGAAAGGTATCTTAATGACTATTGGGATACCTGGGGAGTTTCATGTGTTTAAAAGATTGTATGTAAAAATTGTATGAAAGATTTTAATTAAATTGTATGGAAGAAGCTATTGTAAAAGTGGTGAATTTGTCCCATCGTTATAGTGTGCAATGGGCGATTCAAGGAATTAGTTTTGATGTTCAGAAAAATGGAATTCAAGGATTATTGGGCTCTAAC
The window above is part of the Butyricimonas paravirosa genome. Proteins encoded here:
- a CDS encoding RagB/SusD family nutrient uptake outer membrane protein, which encodes MKRIYIIISMLSFMFASCSGFLEEYSQDTAYVRGYEDLDELLLGSVYMPTNAPEHMGYTYGTDGWYYPYIHLMTDEVQENIRSSSSGALWDARERYFGYYTWQQQVGIDALGTSIRKESSDWNRIYKHINIANMILASIDEQSTPKEEDELEVMRIKGEAYFLRGAYYFILVNLYGKPYTKTGAKNDLGVPIKNTEYIEDKVYGRNTVEEVYAQVLADLGEAEKCLEKTVHKSIYRADITATYLLLSRVHLYMQNWEMAESYAKKVLSKQDDLRDLNMMEGIPFFLDTTLPEVIFTMGMGGIRYTISGLPKDLGISDELYALYKDNDLRKSYFVKYNESGGYVEYVKGGAIADFSRTSLSANFLFRTAEAYLNLAEATAYQGKEDDARKALNDLRVKRLSVEQYANSEESGADLIKLIREERERELCLEGHRWFDLRRYMVCEKQPYTKTIRKSYTTFEYVSWTNVPVQTVVYQLEENDAAYTLPIPKEVLEYNTGMKNNERGVRPVVETINY
- a CDS encoding FecR family protein; the protein is MTNEIDQLIWNVLDGKASEGKIRELKSWMEESEKHREYFRQWKKIWNMTSGPTLSTTRKQQEKERFLKSIHQSYVGKVRKRRIIHYWPVAASVVLLVGVFVGFALNEWSQMKADQGIAQTERIVPGVKAELILSTGERVCLAQRSEFIEGMKESGIRNDSLAGLNYVGAKIQGEEIGEEIVYNTMQIPVGGFYQLKLADGTKVWLNSLTRLRFPVTFAGEERKVYLTGEAYFEVARDSVHPFIVATDEGMEVKVYGTEFNVDTYRKGTVKTTLVNGKVGIRVSATGEEMRLSPNQMALFTKATQSIQVENVDSYGVVAWKDGKFVFEDEPIEEIMERLSRWYDVKVFYANERIKKHTFTGIITRFADISDVLHLMEETAAVEFRIQGDTVTVK
- a CDS encoding SusC/RagA family TonB-linked outer membrane protein → MKCKTLQVFLLQIMLLISWDVMAQDQRVTIHLEQVKIQEVFKEINKQTGLDFVYSAMQLNEIGMVSLDVKDVTVEVALKKLFEGKPFTCKFEMKSIIIRKVETVTAGKTSRTIRGVITDKSNEPLPGVTVLLKGTSVGTASNTKGEFVLEVTGSVDSLVVTFVGMKTQYVKLLPDKDSYRIRMEYDVEEMQEVVVTGYQTINRKRSTGAITSVNADKIMRPGVLSIDQMLEGQIPDMMFMSNSGEVGVVPKIRIRGTSTLIGNREPLWVVDGIVLQDPVNISPEELNNPDYVNRIGNAIAGLNPQDIERLDILKDAAATALYGAKAANGVIVITTKKGHIGKPIISYNMNVSYKRRPRYTDRQIDLMNSKERMEFSKDLVDSGYTFPGGMNMVGYEGLINQLYRGALTYDEFTKQVQYLECLNTDWFDLLTEDAFSHQHTVSISGGTETVRYYSSVGYAKDNDVIKGNNNERYTVALNLNADLSPRISTSLGINGNVTSREYSQDEIAPLDYAYNTSRTIPAFDENGDYYYYQNSGGTANSFRYNILNELENSSYDQEGSSISFNMTLNVKFTNYLNASVVGSYSTSNTDIEGWWGEKSHHVALLRQSEYGDAPAKGDDSESALPFGGELTTNSTRNRNYMLRVQLNLDKYFGQDKHNVNASVGYEVSSTKYKGNSSTMRGYYKDRGKQFSITTLNDYPAFKAWLEANAYPTISDNLTNLLSAYATVSYSYQSFFTLNGNVRFDGSNKFGDQSNDKLLPIWSISGNYTISEHEWLQRNWIDYIMLKASFGYQGNMLEGQSPTMIIKQLPTDPLYNELVSELSVYPNPNLKWEKTSSFNGGLTFSLFKRRLQMETSVYYKRTKDAFLTKQISTVNGLEEYVVNSGDVKNSGYSIAATIIPVETRDFNWILATSFSNVFNKMETLPGAEQFELNNFLNGTALVKGKPVGTFYSYKFVGLNPTNGYPIFDDMQERQEELEGLTKYDVYTRVLKATGNREPTMSGSINNTLRYKNWRLNMNLAYSLGSKVRLFKLFDSNTFLPENNVRREFVKRWRKTGDEKNTVIPAPNCYLTHYSSSGEKLPTIANNSLDMYNYSDIRVVSGNYLKCSTMSLTYEFPMEKLERIKLSRLALNLSATNLFTICSNKLKGQAPQQSGFAEIQLTDRPTYTVGVSVSF
- a CDS encoding fibrobacter succinogenes major paralogous domain-containing protein translates to MKPMKQYVLLLLVIFFGCVACDDSDNKISMQPEATGSYTDVRDGNEYHWVRYAGLEWMTENLKFIPDKGVFAPDLTPLPEGYYNDKRNAEYYKNFGGLYDYEAALAAIPEGWRLPTDDDWLKLEKALGMSISDLEQSGKRGSVQGELLQQGIEGTGINLQLSGYLIPDNRVMEVYSFVSVYGFYWTATIDESKVGGNTIYYRQIIYNSSKVVRNSMTKNNLLSIRCVRDATSIE